Part of the Polaribacter sp. Hel1_33_78 genome is shown below.
CTCTTTTTAAAGATTCCGCAACTAACTAAAAGAACAATTATACTCAAGAAAAAAAGAAACCTGAACATACTTGAAATCGTTTTTTTTAATTTTTTTATTTTCATTCCTGTTTTTTAAGCGACAAACATCCAAGTTGATTTACAAATTTACAATAAAAAGTATTTTGTAAATTATTTTGCAGTCGCAATTTATTACTTTTATCTATTCATTGGATTAAAATCTGTCCTGCACTGCTAATAGTAATTTAGGAACCAGCGATTTTCGCTAAAAGTTAAAGTCTTTATTGTTAATGGATTCTTTATTTTCTCTTTATAATCATAGAAAAGCTTCATTATATTTTTCTTTATCAAAAAAAATCTCAAAACAAAATCCTATTATCAGTGCTAAAAAAACTAAAACAGCATCTCTTTCAGCGTCTTTCGATAAAATTTTATGGGTTATTCTATACACAAGCTTTTTTTTTAAGAAGTTGTATTTATTATCTTTTATAATATTTAAATTTATAATATTTTAATGAGATCTAAAAACCCCTTAAAAGTACTAATCTTAAGTATTTGCCATTTTTAAATAAATGTCGAAATTTTTACAATTGACTAAAAACAATCAATAGAAAGAATACCAATCATTTTAAAAGCACTATTTTTGCAACCATTTTAATAATTTATATTATTCGAATAATAATTTATAAAAATATACTGCCAAAAGCGATTTAGTGAAAGGCAAAAAGCTAAAATATGCGTACAAAAACCATCAAGAAAAATAAGATCAATGTTGTTACCTTAGGTTGCTCTAAAAATATTTACGATAGTGAAGTGTTAATGGGCCAGTTAAAAGCAAATGGTAAAAACGTTGTGCATGAAGATCCTGAAGATGATGGGAATATTGTAGTTATAAATACTTGTGGTTTTATAGGGAAAGCAAAAGAGGAATCTATTGATACTATTTTGCACTACGCAAACAGAAAGGAAGCAGGAGAAATTGATAAAGTTTTTGTTTCTGGATGTTTAAGTGAACGTTATAAACCAGATTTAGAAGACCAAATACCTAATGTAGATCAGTATTTCGGAACACATGATTTGCCAAATCTATTAAAAGTTTTAGAAGCAGATTATAAACACGAATTAATTGGAGAACGTTTAACAACAACCCCGAAACATTACGCATATTTAAAAATTGCAGAAGGTTGCGATAGACCTTGTTCGTTTTGTGCAATTCCTTTAATGAGAGGAAAACATGTATCTACGCCAATTGAAGATATTATTACTGAAGCAACAAAACTAGCAGAAAAAGGAATTAAAGAGGTAATGTTAATCGCACAAGATTTAACATATTATGGTTTAGATATTTACAAAAAAAGAGCATTAGCCCAATTATTAGAAGCTTTAGCAAAAGTAGACGGAATTGAGTGGATCCGTATGCATTATGCCTTTCCAACAGGGTTTCCTATGGATGTT
Proteins encoded:
- the rimO gene encoding 30S ribosomal protein S12 methylthiotransferase RimO; amino-acid sequence: MRTKTIKKNKINVVTLGCSKNIYDSEVLMGQLKANGKNVVHEDPEDDGNIVVINTCGFIGKAKEESIDTILHYANRKEAGEIDKVFVSGCLSERYKPDLEDQIPNVDQYFGTHDLPNLLKVLEADYKHELIGERLTTTPKHYAYLKIAEGCDRPCSFCAIPLMRGKHVSTPIEDIITEATKLAEKGIKEVMLIAQDLTYYGLDIYKKRALAQLLEALAKVDGIEWIRMHYAFPTGFPMDVLDVMKREPKVCNYLDIPLQHINTELLKSMKRGTTHEKTTALIHKFREAVPEMAIRTTLIVGYPGETEEMFQELKDWVEEMRFERLGAFEYSHEENTGAYVLEDDVPAEVKFKRVNEIMEVQSQISWELNQAKIGKTFKCLFDRKDGEYFYGRTESDSPDVDNDVLVDAKEHYIKIGEFIDVKIHEAGDYDLYGTPMK